A single window of Vigna radiata var. radiata cultivar VC1973A chromosome 4, Vradiata_ver6, whole genome shotgun sequence DNA harbors:
- the LOC106758520 gene encoding keratin, type II cytoskeletal 68 kDa, component IB produces METKADAESFWTWNADKNANQKQFSVTKFLGNNNKTPKAQTSVLGPGFGAGIGCGAGIGLGLVGGLGFGGWPPFNHLHLVFGLGMGCGVGVGFGFGQGIGYDFSFQTRKSRKSNKRFSDPHKTVVIQI; encoded by the coding sequence atggAAACCAAAGCTGATGCTGAATCTTTCTGGACTTGGAATGCCGACAAGAACGCCAACCAAAAACAATTCTCTGTTACGAAGTTCCTAggaaacaacaataaaactccCAAAGCTCAAACATCAGTGTTGGGTCCTGGCTTCGGAGCTGGCATCGGATGCGGCGCCGGAATAGGTTTGGGTTTGGTTGGTGGGTTGGGGTTCGGAGGCTGGCCGCCCTTCAACCACCTCCACCTGGTTTTTGGCCTGGGAATGGGTTGTGGAGTTGGTGTTGGCTTCGGCTTCGGCCAAGGCATTGGATACGATTTTAGTTTCCAGACTCGTAAGTCTAGAAAGTCCAACAAAAGATTTTCAGATCCCCACAAAACAGTTGTTATTCAGATTTga
- the LOC106758519 gene encoding uncharacterized protein LOC106758519: METDSLLPKPTYGGIKRYFRRRRYQRLDSGGAATFTGERKTKMIRLRRSPHRQWRIKAVPKLTWMVRSPLKMFAKLKNAYMNFMLKSMNTDNMFGNKKTLKIDRQTSKVYKNDAFEARLIFEISKALVASHELYPMK, encoded by the coding sequence ATGGAAACAGATTCACTGTTGCCTAAGCCGACATACGGTGGCATAAAGAGGTACTTTAGAAGACGGCGCTACCAACGCCTCGACAGCGGTGGCGCCGCCACCTTCACCGGTGAAAGGAAGACGAAGATGATTAGGTTAAGAAGAAGTCCACACCGGCAATGGAGGATCAAGGCAGTTCCAAAACTGACATGGATGGTTAGGTCACCTTTGAAGATGTTTGCAAAGCTCAAAAATGCTTACATGAACTTCATGTTGAAATCTATGAACACCGACAACATGTTTGGAAACAAAAAGACTCTCAAGATTGATCGTCAAACGTCTAAGGTTTACAAGAATGACGCGTTCGAGGCTAGGCTCATTTTCGAGATTTCCAAGGCCTTGGTTGCGTCTCATGAATTATATCCCATGAAATAA
- the LOC106759409 gene encoding lipid phosphate phosphatase 2 isoform X1 gives MASWWDLRPFFRFQSIRTRFQDLSSRRLGISAVSGAHFSSINFPLIDKKNEEDFRTREVQLGSHTVSSHGYAVARTHKHDWLILLLLVLVVIGLLVVQPFHRFVGKDMMTDLRYPLKSNTVPVWSIPMYAVLLPIVIFLVVYIRRRDVYDLHHAVLGLLFSLLITAVITEAIKNAVGRPRPDFFWRCFPDGKDVYDKWGDVICHGEKEVVKEGYKSFPSGHTSWSFSGLGFLSLYLSGKIKAFDRRGHVAKLCIIFLPLLFASLVGISRVDDYWHHWQDVFAGGLLGLTVSTFCYLQFFPPPYHSEGWGPYAYFRMLEESRQMTQVPNVPNSGHAQLTEVQAESEEGQEGCHGYMGLSLSXDRNATLNDIESGRG, from the exons ATGGCTTCTTGGTGGGATTTAAGACCCTTCTTTCGTTTTCAGTCTATTAGGACACGCTTTCAG GATTTATCAAGCAGGAGGCTCGGAATCTCTGCTGTTTCTGGTGCTCACTTTTCATCCATTAATTTTCCATTGATAGACAAAAAGAATGAAGAG GATTTCAGAACGAGGGAAGTTCAACTTGGTTCACATACTGTGAGCTCTCATGGATATGCAGTTGCGAGAACACACAAACATGATTGGCTCATTCTCCTGCTCCTCGTGTTGGTTGTTATCGGCCTATTAGTTGTCCAGCCGTTCCATCGCTTTGTTGGGAAGGATATGATGACTGATCTCAGATATCCCCTGAAGAGTAATACGGTTCCTGTTTGGTCCATTCCC ATGTATGCAGTTTTATTGCCTATAGTGATCTTTCTTGTTGTCTACATCCGAAGGAGAGATGTCTATGACCTTCATCATGCTGTGCTGG GTCTATTGTTCTCTCTTTTAATAACAGCAGTAATTACTGAGGCAATAAAAAATGCAGTAGGTCGACCTCGACCAGACTTCTTCTGGCGATGTTTTCCAGATGGAAAGGAT GTTTATGATAAATGGGGAGATGTCATCTGTCATGGTGAAAAAGAGGTCGTAAAGGAAGGATATAAGAGTTTCCCAAGCGGCCATACTTCAT GGTCATTTTCTGGTCTGGGATTTTTATCACTGTACTTATCTGGGAAAATAAAAGCATTTGATCGCAGAGGTCATGTTGCAAAACTCTGCATTATTTTTCTGCCACTACTTTTTGCATCACTTGTTGGCATTTCTCGAGTCGATGACTACTGGCACCACTGGCAGGATGTGTTTGCGGGAGGCCTTTTAG ggCTTACAGTGTCTACATTTTGCTATTTGCAGTTTTTTCCGCCTCCTTATCATTCTGAAG GCTGGGGTCCTTATGCATACTTTAGGATGTTGGAAGAATCACGACAAATGACCCAAGTTCCTAATGTTCCAAATTCTGGTCATGCACAGTTAACAGAGGTTCAGGCTGAGAGTGAGGAGGGTCAAGAAGGTTGCCATGGGTATATGGGGCTATCTTTATCACNGGATCGTAATGCAACACTGAATGACATTGAATCTGGAAGAGGATAA
- the LOC106759409 gene encoding lipid phosphate phosphatase 2 isoform X2 → MASWWDLRPFFRFQSIRTRFQDFRTREVQLGSHTVSSHGYAVARTHKHDWLILLLLVLVVIGLLVVQPFHRFVGKDMMTDLRYPLKSNTVPVWSIPMYAVLLPIVIFLVVYIRRRDVYDLHHAVLGLLFSLLITAVITEAIKNAVGRPRPDFFWRCFPDGKDVYDKWGDVICHGEKEVVKEGYKSFPSGHTSWSFSGLGFLSLYLSGKIKAFDRRGHVAKLCIIFLPLLFASLVGISRVDDYWHHWQDVFAGGLLGLTVSTFCYLQFFPPPYHSEGWGPYAYFRMLEESRQMTQVPNVPNSGHAQLTEVQAESEEGQEGCHGYMGLSLSXDRNATLNDIESGRG, encoded by the exons ATGGCTTCTTGGTGGGATTTAAGACCCTTCTTTCGTTTTCAGTCTATTAGGACACGCTTTCAG GATTTCAGAACGAGGGAAGTTCAACTTGGTTCACATACTGTGAGCTCTCATGGATATGCAGTTGCGAGAACACACAAACATGATTGGCTCATTCTCCTGCTCCTCGTGTTGGTTGTTATCGGCCTATTAGTTGTCCAGCCGTTCCATCGCTTTGTTGGGAAGGATATGATGACTGATCTCAGATATCCCCTGAAGAGTAATACGGTTCCTGTTTGGTCCATTCCC ATGTATGCAGTTTTATTGCCTATAGTGATCTTTCTTGTTGTCTACATCCGAAGGAGAGATGTCTATGACCTTCATCATGCTGTGCTGG GTCTATTGTTCTCTCTTTTAATAACAGCAGTAATTACTGAGGCAATAAAAAATGCAGTAGGTCGACCTCGACCAGACTTCTTCTGGCGATGTTTTCCAGATGGAAAGGAT GTTTATGATAAATGGGGAGATGTCATCTGTCATGGTGAAAAAGAGGTCGTAAAGGAAGGATATAAGAGTTTCCCAAGCGGCCATACTTCAT GGTCATTTTCTGGTCTGGGATTTTTATCACTGTACTTATCTGGGAAAATAAAAGCATTTGATCGCAGAGGTCATGTTGCAAAACTCTGCATTATTTTTCTGCCACTACTTTTTGCATCACTTGTTGGCATTTCTCGAGTCGATGACTACTGGCACCACTGGCAGGATGTGTTTGCGGGAGGCCTTTTAG ggCTTACAGTGTCTACATTTTGCTATTTGCAGTTTTTTCCGCCTCCTTATCATTCTGAAG GCTGGGGTCCTTATGCATACTTTAGGATGTTGGAAGAATCACGACAAATGACCCAAGTTCCTAATGTTCCAAATTCTGGTCATGCACAGTTAACAGAGGTTCAGGCTGAGAGTGAGGAGGGTCAAGAAGGTTGCCATGGGTATATGGGGCTATCTTTATCACNGGATCGTAATGCAACACTGAATGACATTGAATCTGGAAGAGGATAA
- the LOC106759407 gene encoding uncharacterized protein LOC106759407 produces MEILFPKATYGGIKRYLRRQRYRRLHGGAATGRRKMAIIQLRGPRRHWRLRTSGRLRWLMISPLKMLAKLKNVYMNLMLKMAGSTRAINSDKIFGVKRIPNPRQVSKKYACDEFEARILFEISKTLVPSYELHPM; encoded by the coding sequence ATGGAGATACTATTTCCCAAGGCAACGTACGGTGGCATAAAGAGGTACCTGAGACGGCAGCGCTACCGGCGTCTCCACGGTGGCGCGGCCACCGGAAGGAGGAAGATGGCGATAATCCAATTGAGAGGTCCACGGAGGCATTGGAGGTTGAGAACGAGTGGAAGGCTTAGATGGTTGATGATATCGCCATTGAAGATGTTGGCAAAGCTGAAGAATGTTTACATGAACTTGATGCTGAAGATGGCAGGGAGCACACGTGCTATAAACAGTGATAAGATTTTCGGTGTTAAACGGATTCCAAACCCTCGCCAGGTGTCAAAGAAATATGCATGTGATGAATTTGAGGCCAGAATCCTTTTTGAGATTTCTAAGACCTTAGTGCCTTCCTATGAACTTCATCCcatgtaa